In one window of Streptomyces griseus subsp. griseus DNA:
- a CDS encoding cytochrome P450, producing MRELPAKFDSRDPAVVADPYRVYAGLRAAGRLARGAAGQWVVSHHQDVSLLLKDRRLGHEYPPEYHEFSTGAGPANDFLKRIVLDQDAPEHTFLRGIMQRSFSPRLMRRLEDYVAAQVDRLMAEARERAGSDGALDVVTDLAFPLPVTVVCELIGIPDVDRAAVRPHAVELAKAFALYVPPEERASAHEAVTWLRSYVSALVDERALRPADDLVSNLLAARRTHPGFDRETLVDNVVFLFFAGFETTTNLISTIWSALLRHPEQLALLRGRPELAPTAVEEFLRYDAPIQATARYVREPVEIDGRTVRPGRILVLLLGSANHDPARFAAPGRLDITRDPNPHVSFGGGVHHCLGAALAQVEGRAVLRWLADAPVVPAVAGEIERRPSVTFRAYRSIPVRLDPAPVAR from the coding sequence ATGCGAGAGCTGCCCGCCAAGTTCGACTCCCGTGATCCCGCCGTGGTCGCGGACCCCTACCGGGTGTACGCCGGCCTCCGTGCGGCGGGCCGGCTGGCCCGGGGCGCCGCGGGCCAGTGGGTGGTCTCGCACCACCAGGACGTGAGCCTGCTGCTGAAGGACCGCCGGCTGGGGCACGAGTACCCGCCGGAGTACCACGAGTTCTCCACGGGGGCGGGGCCCGCCAACGACTTCCTGAAGCGGATCGTGCTGGACCAGGACGCGCCCGAGCACACGTTTCTGCGCGGGATCATGCAGCGTTCGTTCAGCCCGAGGCTGATGCGGCGGCTGGAGGACTATGTCGCGGCCCAGGTGGACCGGCTGATGGCCGAGGCCCGGGAACGCGCCGGATCCGACGGTGCCCTCGATGTGGTGACCGACCTGGCCTTCCCGTTGCCGGTCACCGTGGTCTGCGAACTGATCGGCATCCCCGACGTGGACCGGGCGGCGGTGCGGCCGCACGCCGTGGAGCTGGCCAAGGCGTTCGCGCTCTACGTCCCGCCCGAGGAGCGGGCATCGGCGCACGAGGCGGTCACCTGGCTGCGCTCCTACGTCTCGGCGCTGGTCGACGAACGGGCGCTGCGGCCCGCCGACGACCTGGTGAGCAATCTGCTGGCCGCCCGGCGGACACATCCCGGGTTCGACCGGGAGACCCTGGTGGACAACGTGGTCTTCCTCTTCTTCGCCGGGTTCGAGACCACCACCAACCTGATCTCCACGATCTGGTCGGCGCTGCTCCGACACCCGGAGCAGCTGGCCCTGTTGCGTGGCCGCCCGGAGCTGGCGCCCACGGCGGTGGAGGAGTTCCTGCGCTACGACGCCCCGATCCAGGCCACCGCCCGCTATGTCAGGGAGCCGGTGGAGATCGACGGCCGGACCGTGCGCCCGGGCCGCATCCTGGTGCTGCTCCTCGGCTCCGCCAACCACGATCCGGCCCGGTTCGCCGCCCCCGGGCGGCTGGACATCACCCGCGACCCCAACCCGCACGTCAGCTTCGGCGGCGGGGTGCACCACTGCCTGGGCGCGGCACTGGCCCAGGTGGAGGGGCGCGCGGTGCTGCGCTGGCTGGCGGACGCACCGGTCGTGCCCGCCGTGGCGGGCGAGATCGAGAGACGCCCGAGCGTCACCTTCCGCGCCTACCGCTCCATCCCGGTCAGGCTGGACCCCGCGCCGGTGGCGCGGTGA
- a CDS encoding cytochrome P450 has protein sequence MNTVLNMPRFLLDDARAVRDPYPVYRRLRAYGPVCRGGPGQWVFPRHEEVSALLRDPRLGREFPEEYQAVSVGEGPANDYLRRIVVDRDRPDHTRLRRLLTKSLSPAMIRGLREPIALLVDGLLDRFAEERRFDLVRDLAVPVPMMVMSELLDIPRADRDDIARLSTSLAQAFAVFISEDKRREAHGAVVELREYMAGLVRERRRRPGDDLLSRMLTAVKDGEEPLTDEEIIDNALFVYYAGFETTTNAIATGGDLFVHQPHTQRQLRADPGIVPSALEEFMRYDAPIHATTRLATEPIEIAGLTIRKGRVVVLLLASANHDERVFPDPARADLTRSPNPHLSFGGGIHHCLGAALARVEGAVVFERLVARFADIESAGEGVWEPSEGGFRFPYWAHRGLPVAVRPA, from the coding sequence ATGAACACGGTGCTGAACATGCCGCGCTTCCTGCTGGACGACGCGCGGGCGGTGCGTGACCCCTATCCGGTCTACCGCCGCCTCCGCGCCTACGGCCCGGTCTGCCGGGGCGGACCGGGGCAGTGGGTCTTCCCCCGCCACGAGGAGGTCTCCGCGCTGCTGCGCGACCCCCGGCTGGGCCGGGAGTTCCCCGAGGAGTACCAGGCGGTCTCGGTGGGCGAAGGACCGGCCAACGACTATCTGCGGCGCATCGTCGTCGACCGCGACCGGCCCGACCACACCCGGCTGCGCCGGCTGCTCACCAAGTCGCTCAGCCCGGCGATGATCCGCGGCCTGCGCGAGCCCATCGCGCTCCTCGTCGACGGGCTGCTGGACCGGTTCGCCGAGGAGCGCCGCTTCGACCTCGTACGCGATCTGGCCGTGCCCGTACCGATGATGGTGATGAGCGAGCTGCTGGACATCCCGCGCGCCGACCGTGACGACATCGCCCGCCTGTCCACCTCGCTCGCCCAGGCGTTCGCGGTCTTCATCTCGGAGGACAAGCGGCGCGAGGCGCACGGGGCCGTGGTCGAGTTGCGGGAGTACATGGCCGGGCTGGTCCGCGAGCGCAGGCGCCGGCCGGGCGATGACCTGCTGTCGCGGATGCTCACCGCGGTCAAGGACGGCGAGGAGCCGCTGACCGACGAGGAGATCATCGACAACGCGCTGTTCGTCTACTACGCGGGGTTCGAGACGACCACCAACGCGATCGCCACCGGCGGCGACCTCTTCGTCCACCAGCCCCACACCCAGCGGCAGTTGCGGGCCGACCCGGGCATCGTCCCCAGCGCGCTGGAGGAGTTCATGCGCTACGACGCGCCCATCCACGCCACCACCCGGCTGGCCACCGAACCGATCGAGATCGCCGGCCTGACGATCCGCAAGGGACGGGTGGTGGTGCTGCTCCTCGCCTCCGCCAACCATGACGAGCGGGTGTTCCCCGATCCGGCGCGGGCCGACCTGACCCGGTCGCCCAACCCGCACCTCAGCTTCGGCGGCGGTATCCACCACTGCCTGGGCGCGGCGCTCGCCCGGGTCGAGGGGGCGGTGGTCTTCGAGCGGCTGGTCGCCCGCTTCGCGGACATCGAGTCGGCCGGTGAGGGCGTCTGGGAGCCCAGCGAGGGCGGCTTCCGCTTCCCCTACTGGGCCCACCGCGGCCTGCCGGTGGCGGTGCGCCCCGCCTGA
- a CDS encoding 4'-phosphopantetheinyl transferase family protein, translating to MLLPAYAVARETIGELTGPELFGAERRQAASALPLRLAEYGTVRRLARGCLAELGHPPVPLLRGADGAPRWPAGTVGSLTHCRGYRAAAVARTRDADGLGIDAEPRAPLPPRVLDQVASAAERAHLAELAAGGSDVPWCRLLFSAKEAYYKVWYPAMRCWLGFDDAEVVLAHGRHSGGFVVRPVPGGARRVRRDDAAFDPAATGFPALRGRWAAGTGTVVTAIAAPAGSLPRPGQAGRTATGRPRWAQ from the coding sequence ATGCTGCTGCCGGCGTACGCGGTGGCCCGGGAGACCATAGGTGAGCTGACCGGCCCGGAGCTCTTCGGGGCCGAACGGCGGCAGGCGGCCAGTGCGTTGCCGCTGCGGCTGGCCGAGTACGGAACCGTCCGGCGGCTGGCCCGTGGCTGCCTGGCAGAACTGGGCCACCCGCCCGTGCCACTGCTGCGCGGTGCCGACGGGGCGCCCCGGTGGCCCGCCGGGACGGTCGGCTCCCTGACGCACTGCCGGGGCTACCGGGCGGCGGCGGTGGCCCGGACCCGTGACGCCGACGGGCTGGGCATCGACGCCGAACCGCGCGCCCCGCTGCCGCCCCGGGTGCTGGACCAGGTGGCCTCGGCGGCCGAGCGGGCCCACCTGGCCGAGCTGGCTGCGGGCGGTTCGGATGTGCCGTGGTGCCGGCTGCTCTTCAGCGCCAAGGAGGCGTACTACAAGGTCTGGTATCCGGCGATGCGGTGCTGGCTGGGCTTCGACGACGCCGAGGTCGTCCTCGCCCACGGCCGCCACTCCGGCGGTTTCGTGGTGCGGCCGGTCCCGGGCGGCGCCCGCCGGGTCCGCCGGGACGACGCCGCGTTCGACCCCGCCGCCACCGGCTTTCCGGCCCTGCGGGGGCGCTGGGCCGCCGGAACCGGCACCGTGGTCACCGCGATCGCCGCACCGGCCGGTTCGCTCCCCCGCCCGGGTCAGGCGGGGCGCACCGCCACCGGCAGGCCGCGGTGGGCCCAGTAG
- a CDS encoding (2,3-dihydroxybenzoyl)adenylate synthase → MDEFTPWSDEDAARYRAAGIWRGVPLGDALTAVAGTAPDRTAAVDRRRRITHGEVRAEADEIARGLLAEGVSPGDRVVVQLPNVIEFLTVTVGMFRAGIIPVLALPGHRDSEVRHLIAASDAVGYVTADRFLGFDYRTLARRASALPGVRTVIVAGDGGELPSLDRVRARGAGAGPLPEVDPSGVAFLLLSGGSTGKPKLIPRTHDDYLFNIAACAEALGFGADSVYLAANPAAHNAALGCPGVLGALLVGGKAVLAASPSPDEVFPLVEKEGVTHTTVVPALAALWSRAAAARPVDMKGVVLQVGSSKFDQQAAGRTQSALNCRITNWFGIGEGLLTYTRLDDPEEVVHGTEGRPLSGLDELRLVDEELREVPAGAVGELVTRGPYTINGYWNAPAANGTSFTPDGFFRTGDLARLTPEGNLVIVGRAKDVINRGGEKVSADEIEGHLRSHEAIDDAAVVARPDAELGEAVLAFVVPGRQAERAPTLVEIKRYLAGQGLAAFKLPDEVRELPVLPRTPVGKIDKVALRATVASG, encoded by the coding sequence ATGGATGAGTTCACGCCGTGGAGCGACGAGGACGCCGCCCGCTACCGGGCCGCCGGGATCTGGCGGGGGGTACCGCTGGGCGACGCGCTGACCGCCGTGGCCGGGACCGCCCCCGACCGGACGGCCGCCGTGGACCGCCGACGCCGTATCACCCACGGCGAGGTACGCGCCGAGGCGGACGAGATCGCGCGCGGGCTGCTGGCCGAGGGGGTGAGCCCCGGGGACCGGGTCGTGGTCCAGCTGCCGAACGTGATCGAGTTCCTCACCGTCACGGTGGGGATGTTCCGGGCGGGCATCATCCCGGTGCTCGCGCTGCCGGGGCACCGGGACAGCGAGGTCCGGCACCTGATCGCGGCCTCCGACGCGGTCGGCTATGTCACCGCCGACCGCTTCCTGGGCTTCGACTACCGCACCCTCGCCCGCCGGGCGTCCGCGCTGCCGGGGGTACGCACCGTGATCGTGGCGGGCGACGGCGGGGAGCTGCCGTCGCTGGACCGGGTACGGGCCCGGGGCGCCGGGGCCGGGCCGCTGCCGGAGGTCGATCCGTCGGGCGTCGCGTTCCTGCTGCTCAGCGGTGGGAGCACCGGGAAGCCGAAGCTGATCCCCCGGACGCACGACGACTACCTCTTCAACATCGCCGCCTGTGCGGAGGCCCTGGGGTTCGGCGCCGACAGCGTCTACCTGGCCGCGAACCCGGCGGCGCACAACGCGGCCCTGGGGTGCCCTGGCGTGCTCGGCGCGCTGCTGGTGGGCGGCAAGGCCGTCCTGGCCGCGAGCCCCTCCCCCGACGAGGTGTTCCCGCTGGTGGAGAAGGAGGGGGTCACCCACACCACCGTGGTGCCCGCCCTCGCGGCGCTGTGGTCGCGGGCCGCCGCGGCCCGGCCCGTCGACATGAAGGGGGTCGTCCTCCAGGTCGGCAGCTCCAAGTTCGACCAGCAGGCGGCGGGCCGCACGCAGTCCGCGCTCAACTGCCGGATCACCAACTGGTTCGGCATCGGCGAGGGGCTGCTCACCTACACCCGCCTCGACGACCCGGAGGAGGTGGTGCACGGCACCGAGGGCAGGCCGCTCTCCGGTCTCGACGAACTCCGCCTGGTCGACGAGGAGTTGCGCGAGGTTCCGGCGGGCGCGGTGGGCGAGCTGGTGACGCGCGGCCCGTACACCATCAACGGCTACTGGAACGCGCCCGCGGCGAACGGCACCTCGTTCACCCCCGACGGCTTCTTCCGCACCGGCGACCTGGCCCGGCTCACACCCGAGGGCAACCTGGTGATCGTCGGCCGCGCCAAGGATGTCATCAACCGGGGCGGGGAGAAGGTGTCGGCCGACGAGATCGAGGGGCATCTGCGGAGCCACGAGGCCATCGACGACGCCGCCGTGGTCGCCCGGCCGGACGCGGAACTCGGCGAGGCCGTCCTGGCGTTCGTGGTCCCCGGCCGCCAGGCGGAGCGGGCGCCCACGCTGGTGGAGATCAAGCGGTATCTGGCCGGCCAGGGGTTGGCCGCGTTCAAGCTGCCCGACGAGGTCCGGGAGCTGCCGGTGCTGCCCCGGACCCCCGTGGGCAAGATCGACAAGGTGGCGCTGCGGGCGACGGTGGCCTCCGGTTGA